TCTCCATTGCCAGGGGGCTGATACTGGATCCTGATTTTATCGTGGCAGACGAGCCGGTGTCTGCCCTGGATGTCTCCATCCAGGCCCAGATTCTGAACCTGCTCATGGATTTGCGGGAAAAACATGACCTGACCTATCTGTTTATCACCCATGACCTGTCTGTGGTGCACCACATCAGTTCCCGGGTGGCAGTCCTGTATCTGGGCACCCTGTGTGAACTGGCCTCGGCCAATGATCTTTTCAACGAACCCCGGCACCCCTATACAAGGGCCCTTTTGTCTGCCATCCCAAAGGTGGGGGAAAAAAAGGCCAAGCACATCAAACTCAAGGGCGAGGTGCCCACACCGGTGAATCTGCCTTCAGGGTGCGTGTTTCATAACCGGTGTGTCTTTGCCCGGGACCGGTGCAAAAAAGAATTTCCCCGCCTCAATGAACTGCCCAACGGCAGTTTTGTGTCCTGCCACGGAGTGGAAGAAGGGTGGGATATGGGTTGAAATAGCTGGCCGGTGTTTAATTATTGCAGTTTTTTTACCGGGAGCGTAAGATGGCGCAAATAGACTGGGTCGTTTGCATAAAACAATCGGTTTGGGGTGATAAGATAAAAACCCGCTGATGGAGGGGTGAAAAAGATGTCTGACACAGTTTCAAGTCGTCCCAAAGTGCTTGTGATCGATGATGAGAAAGCAATTTCCAAAATGCTGGCAATGGCGTTGTCCAGAAAAGGTTATGATGTGGATACCGCTGAAAATGGAGAACAAGGCGTAAAAAAATTACATATGGCTGATTACGATCTGGTCATTACAGATATGCGAATGGGAAAGATGACAGGCGATGATGTGCTTTTGGAGGTCAGGCAACTGAAAGGAGCGCGTCTGCCGGTCATCGCCATGTCAGGTACCCCGTGGCTCATGGAGAACTCCCGGTTCGATGCGGTTCTTGCCAAGCCCTATCAATTAAAAGATTTGTTCGATCTCATCAGAAAATTCATTCCGCCTGTCGCGCTTCATACAAAT
Above is a window of Desulfotignum balticum DSM 7044 DNA encoding:
- a CDS encoding response regulator, which gives rise to MSDTVSSRPKVLVIDDEKAISKMLAMALSRKGYDVDTAENGEQGVKKLHMADYDLVITDMRMGKMTGDDVLLEVRQLKGARLPVIAMSGTPWLMENSRFDAVLAKPYQLKDLFDLIRKFIPPVALHTN